In the Chloroflexota bacterium genome, one interval contains:
- a CDS encoding ribonuclease HII produces MNPTRAEEVQLYSQGVELVAGVDEVGRGALAGPVVAGAVIFASSLRVPWERLVRDSQELRPRQREELEPLIRGEALAWGLGEVPAQEIDRIGILPATRLAMRQALEALGVPPQFVLIDGIKLPEVPLPQKRLIRGDKLCFSIACASILAKVYRDGLMVGLDREYPGYGFARHKGYGTAHHQQCLLERGPCPLHRRSFAPLRPL; encoded by the coding sequence ATGAACCCCACCCGGGCAGAGGAGGTCCAGCTCTACTCTCAGGGGGTGGAGCTGGTAGCTGGGGTGGATGAGGTGGGGAGGGGTGCCCTGGCCGGACCGGTGGTGGCGGGGGCGGTCATCTTCGCCTCCTCTCTTAGGGTTCCCTGGGAGAGACTGGTCAGGGATAGCCAGGAGCTCCGGCCCCGGCAGAGGGAGGAACTGGAGCCGCTGATAAGGGGCGAAGCCCTGGCGTGGGGGCTGGGGGAGGTGCCCGCCCAGGAGATAGACCGGATAGGCATCCTCCCCGCCACCCGCCTGGCCATGAGGCAGGCGTTGGAGGCCCTGGGGGTCCCCCCCCAGTTCGTCCTCATAGACGGCATCAAGCTTCCCGAAGTCCCTCTACCCCAGAAGCGCCTCATCCGGGGGGACAAGCTCTGCTTTTCTATTGCCTGCGCCTCCATCCTGGCCAAGGTCTACCGCGACGGCCTCATGGTGGGGCTGGACCGGGAATACCCGGGCTACGGCTTCGCCCGGCACAAGGGCTATGGCACCGCCCACCACCAGCAGTGTCTTCTGGAAAGGGGCCCATGTCCCCTCCACCGGCGCTCCTTCGCCCCCCTGAGGCCCCTTTGA
- a CDS encoding YraN family protein, which produces MKKKELGALGEKAARAFLERRGYKVLETNFRSREGEIDIIALQGEVVVFAEVKTRTTHALGAPQEAVTPRKLERIRNLALEYLATHPHLPPDWRIDVLALDMDAGGRIKSLDLIENAGGW; this is translated from the coding sequence TTGAAGAAGAAAGAGCTGGGGGCCCTGGGGGAGAAGGCAGCCAGGGCCTTCCTGGAAAGGCGGGGCTATAAGGTCCTGGAGACCAACTTCCGCTCCCGGGAGGGGGAGATAGACATCATCGCTCTCCAGGGGGAGGTGGTGGTCTTTGCCGAGGTGAAGACCCGCACCACTCATGCCCTGGGGGCCCCCCAGGAGGCGGTAACCCCCCGCAAACTGGAGAGGATAAGAAACCTGGCCCTGGAGTACCTGGCCACCCACCCCCACCTTCCCCCCGACTGGAGGATAGATGTGCTGGCACTGGATATGGACGCGGGGGGGAGGATAAAAAGCCTGGACCTGATAGAGAATGCGGGGGGGTGGTAA